Sequence from the Chthoniobacterales bacterium genome:
GCCGGCCTAATAGTCTTCGGGCGCTCGGTCGCCCCATCAGCAGACCACTGGATTCAGCGCTTTCTGCGCTGCGAGTCCATGCTTTTTAGCAACTGACGCGCAACGTGTGCTTGGGCGGGGAGATTTCCGATCTGCTGCGCGATAGCCGACGCCTCAGGGCTCGCAAATTTCAGGCCGGAGGCATTGATCCGGCTGTGCTTGAAGCTCCCCGGTTCTTGGTTCTTGGTGTTGATGACGTGCGCGAGTTGGTAATGCCAGGGGGAAAGCGGCAGGCTCACGGAAGGTCCAACGGATTCGCCCGTGCCATTGTTCAAGATGAACCAATAAAGATTTTCCGGGTAATCCGACGAAAGGACTTTTTCCATCTCGTTCATCACCGCGTTCTGGTCGCCGTCGATGGCAACGAAGACTTGGTCGGGGTTCGATTTTGCCGCGCCCCAAGCAATCGCCAGGGTGCTGCCCATTCCGCCGGCATTTTCAAAGGTGTATTCCGTCAGGCGCAGACCCTGCATCGCGCGCGGATTGAACCCGTTTCCCACGATGTAGAAAGGATCGAGGTGCGTCATTTGTGCATGGATGTTGCAGAGCGCGTCCTCACGACTGATGAGCGGCTCTTTTTGAACATCGGCGAAAGGCTTTCCTTTTCGGGCCGTGATTGCCTCGTAACTTCCCGGGTCGAGGTAAGGGACGATATTGTCGGCGACGCGTTTCAAAGAATAATTTCTGGAGAACCCCGGCGGCGAAATGCGAAGGCACGAAAGATTTCCACGTTTCGCGTCCTCGATCGCTTCCCGCAAGTCGCGCAGCAGGCCGACTCCGCTCCTTTGGCCGAAAACATGCTCTTCGCCCAAGGTGTTGCGGTTGTCCGCATCGGTCACGTCGCCCACAAGGATGTGGGGTTCGCTGTCATCAAGCAGGGCATCGAACCCGCGCCAACTGGATATCACCAAACCGGGGACGCGATGGACCAGCATTACCGTGCGCAGATAATCCATGGCATTTGTGAATCCGCTGTTCTGCATGGACATGACGGTGAGTTTGCCTGTCGCCAACCAGCGCCCGACGGCGACCGCGGGAATGGATCGTTCGGACGGGACGACCCAGCGGTTCACTTTTCCCGCGCTAGCAAGGTCGGAGATGTATTGGTCCATGGTGGCGAAAACCGAGTCCGCCACGAGGCAGAACGTGTCCATCCCCGACGCGACGAACTCATCGACGATTTCCTTTTCCGTGGGGACGGTGGAGAGGAACTCCTCGGCCCACGAAGAAGCGAAAGGGCTGTGGCCGGCGACGGCGCGAGCCACGAGATTCTCCGCCTCCGATGCCGTGGTCTCCGGCGAAACGTAGCTGAGCAATCTCTCGTTGGTATCGTGCATTTTGCGAGCCATGTCGCGCGCGATGATCCGCGAGAAGGCCAAGGCGGCGGCCGGGGATGTTTTCCCCAGCGCGGTGTAAGCTTTCTTGGAAAGCCAGTGCACGGAAACATGGTCCTCCGCGTAAACGCTAGCGGATCGTCTGGGCACACCCGCCAGCGACATCTCCCCGACAAGCTCGCCGGGGCCGAGATAGCCGAGAACAATCGTGCGGCCGCCGGATTCCTGGGCCAACTCGACCCGTGCCGTTCCCCCGCGGATCAAATAACAGCCGTCGCCTTCGCCGCCTTGACGCATGATGCAAGCTCCAGCGGGAAATTCGCGAGGTTCGAGATGCGCCAACAGCTCCTGTCTTTCGGCGGGCAATAGTTGGCCCAGAACATCGGACGACGGCCGGTCGGCGTTTTGCTTGTCTTCGGGGCTTTGCATGACGCGGCGACTACAGTCCGGGTATTTTGCGCAGGGGCCTTTCAATACGCACGGCAAACGCGTTGTTTGTCAGTGCAAAGAGGACGTATTGGGAAACCAGACTGACCAGGGCGATCCACTGCGCCGGGGTGAGTGCATCTTGCCAGCGCCGCCAAACGCCGGCGCGGATCGTGCGATGCTCGACGAGTTCATCCGTGAGAAGAAGCAGCCCGCGCTCTTTCGGCGGGAAAACACGGCCGAACTTGCCGCTCCTCACCGCTGCAAGTTCGGCCGGCTGGACACCGAATTCGCGGGCGACCGGCACGTGGTGCTTCCAGACATACTCGCATCGGTAAAGAACAGCCATGCGCAGTATGATGAGCTCTTGCTCGCGGACCGTAAGCCCCATGTGCAGCTTGCAGCCCACCCAGTAATCGAGAAACGGGCCGAAAATTTCCCCGTTGTGCATGAGCGTTCCGAGAACGTTCTTGGGGAAAAGTTTTCCTTTGAGACCAGCACCGGGAATCCGGGCGAGTGCGTGCG
This genomic interval carries:
- a CDS encoding cyclic nucleotide-binding domain-containing protein: MQSPEDKQNADRPSSDVLGQLLPAERQELLAHLEPREFPAGACIMRQGGEGDGCYLIRGGTARVELAQESGGRTIVLGYLGPGELVGEMSLAGVPRRSASVYAEDHVSVHWLSKKAYTALGKTSPAAALAFSRIIARDMARKMHDTNERLLSYVSPETTASEAENLVARAVAGHSPFASSWAEEFLSTVPTEKEIVDEFVASGMDTFCLVADSVFATMDQYISDLASAGKVNRWVVPSERSIPAVAVGRWLATGKLTVMSMQNSGFTNAMDYLRTVMLVHRVPGLVISSWRGFDALLDDSEPHILVGDVTDADNRNTLGEEHVFGQRSGVGLLRDLREAIEDAKRGNLSCLRISPPGFSRNYSLKRVADNIVPYLDPGSYEAITARKGKPFADVQKEPLISREDALCNIHAQMTHLDPFYIVGNGFNPRAMQGLRLTEYTFENAGGMGSTLAIAWGAAKSNPDQVFVAIDGDQNAVMNEMEKVLSSDYPENLYWFILNNGTGESVGPSVSLPLSPWHYQLAHVINTKNQEPGSFKHSRINASGLKFASPEASAIAQQIGNLPAQAHVARQLLKSMDSQRRKR
- a CDS encoding carboxymuconolactone decarboxylase family protein, encoding MRPKPRKKHKRSAGSPRLAALPMEKMKKSWAHALARIPGAGLKGKLFPKNVLGTLMHNGEIFGPFLDYWVGCKLHMGLTVREQELIILRMAVLYRCEYVWKHHVPVAREFGVQPAELAAVRSGKFGRVFPPKERGLLLLTDELVEHRTIRAGVWRRWQDALTPAQWIALVSLVSQYVLFALTNNAFAVRIERPLRKIPGL